A stretch of Henckelia pumila isolate YLH828 chromosome 4, ASM3356847v2, whole genome shotgun sequence DNA encodes these proteins:
- the LOC140864068 gene encoding pentatricopeptide repeat-containing protein At1g10270-like: MSSRLIHLLRRSTRRYTTSSSASFPYQAPISAAGASNPHDHDPINSGYTNNNNLDSPTADTPQYNPYPNPQSHPPPFESNPNHQFQPSAGDSPNFQYSSKFSNHFQPTISSPNNPTVNPASYSVPVRSYGFSSAEEAAAERRRRKRRLRIEPPLYALRPNPTYAPPNANDPDKPKLPDSTSALVGNRLNLHNRVQSLIRAGDLVSASYVVRQSVFQSVRPTVFTCNAIIAAMYRAKRYNDAKALFQYFFRQFNIIPNIVSYNNLIVSHCESNEVDDALKVYEYIIENAPYSPSAVSYRHLTKGLIDADRINDAVSLLREMLNKGHGADSLVYNNVILGFLNLGNLEKANELFDELKERCTVYDGVVNAAFMDWFFKQEKPKEAMESYRDLMGRNYRMVPATRNVLLETLLRHGKHKEAWDLFNDMLDDHTPPTFQAVNSDTFNMMVNECFKEGKVEEAMEVFKRSGKGVKSKPFQMDVAGFNNMILRMCELEMMDEAEQYYKQLCDKSLSPDVNTYRILIDTYIKVDRVENMLEKYAKMVDLGLRVIPQYANKWFGFLIEKGKSFDCIPVLSKMADREPKPDVTTYDIVIRGLVEVGNYDAITNVLREMTNHGVGTSASLKDFVLDVFEKQGRRVEIENILNSYSSHFPPQRPFQGTRAPARMAWSPQTAEQGARNPALPWQTASPPSAPQTMAYDNNYTERRVYQPQITEQMVHPQPMSGHEAEPVRMAGQYGT, translated from the coding sequence ATGTCCAGTCGCCTCATCCACCTGCTCCGCCGTTCTACACGCCGCTACACCACCTCCTCCTCCGCTTCTTTTCCCTACCAAGCCCCCATCTCCGCCGCCGGCGCTTCCAATCCCCATGACCACGACCCCATAAATTCCGGCTACACGAACAACAATAACTTGGACTCTCCCACGGCGGACACACCTCAATATAATCCATACCCTAATCCTCAATCCCATCCCCCTCCCTTTGAGTCCAATCCTAATCACCAATTTCAACCTTCCGCCGGGGATTCGCCAAATTTTCAGTACAGCTCCAAATTTTCCAATCATTTTCAACCGACGATTTCGAGTCCTAATAATCCTACCGTTAATCCTGCGTCCTACTCTGTTCCTGTGCGATCGTATGGATTCTCATCCGCAGAGGAGGCGGCGGCGGAGCGCCGGCGCCGGAAGCGCCGCCTTAGAATTGAGCCTCCTCTGTATGCCCTTCGCCCCAACCCCACCTACGCCCCACCCAATGCCAACGATCCTGACAAGCCTAAGCTACCCGATTCCACATCTGCTCTGGTGGGGAATCGCCTCAATCTTCACAATCGGGTCCAGTCCCTGATTCGTGCTGGTGACCTTGTCTCAGCTTCCTATGTTGTTCGCCAGTCTGTTTTCCAATCGGTCCGCCCGACTGTCTTCACTTGCAATGCCATCATTGCAGCCATGTATCGTGCCAAGCGGTACAATGATGCGAAGGCATTGTTTCAATACTTTTTTCGGCAGTTCAATATCATACCAAATATTGTTTCATATAATAATCTTATTGTATCTCATTGTGAGTCAAATGAGGTTGATGACGCATTGAAAGTTTATGAGTACATAATAGAAAATGCACCATACAGCCCGTCCGCTGTAAGTTATCGCCATCTTACTAAGGGTCTTATTGATGCAGATCGCATAAATGATGCAGTAAGTTTGCTTCGTGAGATGTTGAATAAGGGTCATGGTGCAGATTCTTTGgtttataataatgtgattCTTGGTTTCTTGAATTTGGGCAATTTAGAGAAGGCTAATGAGTTGTTTGATGAGTTGAAGGAACGGTGCACGGTTTATGATGGGGTCGTGAATGCGGCTTTCATGGATTGGTTTTTCAAACAGGAGAAGCCGAAAGAGGCGATGGAGTCGTATAGGGATTTGATGGGTCGGAACTACAGGATGGTGCCTGCCACTAGAAATGTTCTTTTGGAGACGCTGTTGAGGCATGGGAAACATAAAGAAGCATGGGATTTGTTCAATGACATGTTGGATGATCACACACCACCAACTTTCCAGGCAGTGAATTCTGACACTTTCAATATGATGGTCAATGAGTGCTTCAAGGAAGGGAAGGTTGAGGAGGCAATGGAGGTTTTCAAAAGATCCGGGAAGGGAGTCAAGTCGAAGCCTTTCCAGATGGATGTGGCAGGTTTTAATAATATGATTTTAAGAATGTGTGAGCTCGAAATGATGGATGAAGCAGAGCAATACTATAAGCAGTTATGTGACAAGTCATTGTCTCCGGATGTTAATACGTATAGAATATTGATTGACACATATATTAAGGTGGATAGGGTAGAAAATATGCTAGAGAAGTATGCAAAGATGGTTGATTTGGGATTGAGAGTTATTCCACAATATGCCAATAAGTGGTTCGGTTTCTTGATTGAGAAAGGCAAGTCTTTTGATTGCATTCCTGTTTTGTCTAAAATGGCTGATCGAGAACCAAAACCAGATGTAACCACCTATGATATAGTGATAAGGGGGCTAGTTGAGGTAggtaattatgatgccattacCAATGTGCTTAGAGAGATGACTAACCATGGTGTTGGTACTTCGGCGTCACTTAAAGACTTTGTGTTGGATGTTTTTGAGAAACAAGGCCGGCGGGTTGAGATTGAGAATATTTTGAACAGCTACTCAAGTCATTTTCCACCTCAGAGGCCTTTCCAAGGGACCCGTGCTCCTGCAAGAATGGCTTGGTCACCTCAAACGGCTGAACAGGGAGCAAGAAATCCTGCTTTGCCATGGCAGACGGCATCTCCTCCGTCTGCTCCCCAGACGATGGCTTATGATAATAATTATACTGAACGGAGAGTGTATCAACCTCAAATAACTGAACAGATGGTACATCCACAGCCCATGTCTGGCCACGAGGCTGAACCCGTTCGAATGGCAGGACAATATGGCACCTAA